Proteins encoded in a region of the Oscillospiraceae bacterium MB24-C1 genome:
- the rplJ gene encoding 50S ribosomal protein L10 yields MPSEKTLAKKQEVVADLVAKLQGSAAGVLVDYKGITVADDTKLRRELREAGVDYFVVKNTLLERAADQVGFHDLKDHLSGTSALAVSKEDAVVAAKILSKYADASKGKFTVKAGFVDGGVIDAAKVSELGNLPSREGLLSMLLSALTGNLRGLACALNSIAEKNAEGAPAEAAAEAPAAE; encoded by the coding sequence ATGCCCAGTGAAAAGACTTTAGCTAAAAAGCAGGAAGTTGTTGCTGATCTTGTGGCCAAGCTCCAGGGGTCTGCTGCTGGTGTTCTCGTTGATTACAAGGGAATTACCGTTGCTGACGATACCAAGCTGCGCCGCGAGCTGCGCGAGGCAGGTGTAGACTACTTTGTTGTTAAGAACACGCTGCTCGAACGCGCTGCTGATCAGGTAGGCTTCCACGATCTGAAGGATCATCTGTCCGGCACGTCTGCCCTTGCAGTCAGCAAAGAGGACGCCGTTGTCGCCGCTAAGATCCTGAGCAAGTACGCTGATGCTTCCAAGGGTAAGTTCACGGTTAAGGCCGGCTTTGTTGATGGCGGTGTTATTGATGCCGCTAAGGTATCGGAGCTTGGCAACCTACCGAGCAGAGAAGGTCTTCTTTCTATGTTGCTTTCTGCCCTTACTGGAAATCTCCGCGGTCTTGCCTGCGCACTTAACAGCATCGCTGAAAAGAATGCTGAAGGCGCTCCCGCCGAGGCTGCTGCCGAGGCTCCCGCTGCTGAATAG